AAAAAGAAGGTTATTGCAGAAATAGCAGCTGAGTATGAACTGCCTATCATAGAAGATGATGCCTATGGTTTTATTTCCTATACACCTTCAACCCCACCAATTCGATATTTCAATGAAAACCAAACCCTTTATATCGGTTCTTTCTCAAAGATTATTTCGCCAGGTCTCCGAGCTGGTTGGTTAGTTGTCCCCGAGTATCTTTTAGAGAAACTCTCAATAATCAAAGAGTCCCTCGACATCAACACACAAACCATTGGCCAAAGAATAGTCTCAACTTTCATTGCGGAGCATCCCTTAGAGAGTCATATAGAAAAAATATGCAGTGCATATAGAGAAAAAAGAAATGCCCTTCTTCATTTTTTAGACCTTCATTTATCCCAATACCTTACTTATCATCCCCCTGAAGCAGGATTTTTTGTATGGGCAAAACTCAAAGAAAAAATTCCCGCTTCCACTATTCTAAAACTGGCCCTTCAAAAAGGTATTTGCTTTGTTCCTGGCAACTATTTTTCCCCTACTGAAAGCTCTAAGCACATGTATCACTTGCGGTTAAATTTTTCATTTCCAACAATACAGCAATTAGAAGCAGGGGTCTTGAGACTTAAACAAGTTATGCAAGAGCTAGAAAGAAAGGAAGTGAGCTAAGATGAAAAATGATTTTATAGATTTATATGATATTGAAGAAAAAGCCTTACAGGCTATGCCAGAAAACATAAAAAGTTTTATATACGGTGGAGCAGGAAAAGAACTATCCCTCCAGCGTAACTTAAAAATTTTCGATAGCATTCTACTAAAGCCACGGGTTCTCAGAGATATTCGCACTATAGACTTGCATATAAAGGTAGGGAACACTCCCCTGAATTCTCCTATTCTGATTGCTCCCATGGCGTTTCAAGGCCTTCTTCATCATGATGCCGAAATTGCCACTGCAAAAGCAGCTTCCTCCCAACGAGTTTGCTTTATACCAAGCATGCTATCAAGCAGTCCCATGGAAAATATCATCAAAAAAACAGAGTCTCCCCTCTGGTTTCAAAGTTACATCTATCAAGACAAAGAGATTACAAAAACATTAATCCAAAAAGCAGAGAGTGTAGGGTATAAAGCGATTGTTCTAACAGTTGATGCCCCTATCTATGGTAA
The sequence above is a segment of the Alphaproteobacteria bacterium genome. Coding sequences within it:
- a CDS encoding PLP-dependent aminotransferase family protein is translated as MTMAISSWLQSQKPSELQKALKSTGPDFISMALGLPSPDLFPVNELTACISSYTDPLFFQYSPQSDRLKEQVLSIMEKRGSPCKKEHVFITSAAQQGISMLCSLLLGKEKAVLTEELSYPGFIQAIAPHQPKIQAVLTHDKTGIDIEHLKQILQSSQKFAFLYLIGNGHNPLGINLSSNKKKVIAEIAAEYELPIIEDDAYGFISYTPSTPPIRYFNENQTLYIGSFSKIISPGLRAGWLVVPEYLLEKLSIIKESLDINTQTIGQRIVSTFIAEHPLESHIEKICSAYREKRNALLHFLDLHLSQYLTYHPPEAGFFVWAKLKEKIPASTILKLALQKGICFVPGNYFSPTESSKHMYHLRLNFSFPTIQQLEAGVLRLKQVMQELERKEVS